One Setaria italica strain Yugu1 chromosome II, Setaria_italica_v2.0, whole genome shotgun sequence DNA segment encodes these proteins:
- the LOC101755892 gene encoding uncharacterized protein LOC101755892 encodes MELEFKAPDHNMWKKEAAACDKDNGNGKDEPITVRNEYPRLPTTYFEFNKEFNLKKAEEIMSERHISMAQSIANDIIIPDPTPERVCETFFHKYYQLEPILKKDSVQCFLQLFKNCAGKGMSWNLTITAQTLTHMVSFNALQCAKVVLEGKALELHGMHANPNCINSYGYFPLHEAAERFSIDMIELLLCHGASANVRTVGNDVIEDLLPLHVAVENTCLHKYLEDNLSLSQNPLEYIYKLVLLLCLPEMKIFLDTTRLLAEKTNNLLEELWNYIEDGKLIQSAVLLLAAQEQIRGGCSSKMDGKKDGFDILNRRILRLYLALRWGKGSNEMTHELLEERRTLIHCAGLLVDVISHVGEPLSSYIQAHSEVPRMEVLEHVSSILKDYAFRPSPTEEVMDTINLRPYDCKMSDRESCSKGLTDANRAVTETASLDAAEEKAAGKEVGDGWDPTYRRRSFLPCWRVYPAYARADARPGHDLEHRVSRCSPFVNGSTSTPNHNS; translated from the exons ATGGAATTGGAATTTAAGGCACCTGATCACAATATGTGGAAAAAGGAGGCAGCTGCCTGCGACAAAGATAATGGTAATGGTAAAGATGAACCAATTACAGTAAGAAACGAGTATCCTCGGCTCCCTACCACTTATTTTGAATTTAATAAGGAATTCAATTTGAAAAAGGCTGAGGAG ATTATGTCAGAAAGGCATATTTCGATGGCCCAGTCCATAGCAAATGACATAATAATCCCAGACCCTACTCCCGAG CGGGTGTGTGAGACCTTCTTTCACAAATATTACCAATTGGAGCCCATTCTTAAAAAGGACAGTGTCCAGTGCTTCCTCCAATTATTCAAGAACTGTGCAGGCAAGGGCATGTCATGGAATCTTACCATCACTGCACAAACCTTGACTCACATGGTCAGTTTCAATGCCCTGCAATGTGCAAAAGTTGTATTGGAGGGCAAGGCACTTGAGCTCCATGGGATGCATGCTAATCCCAACTGCATAAACTCCTATGGATACTTCCCGCTCCATGAAGCTGCTGAAAGGTTCTCTATTGACATGATCGAGCTGCTCTTATGCCATGGTGCATCGGCCAATGTACGCACAGTTGGTAATGATGTCATTGAGGACCTGCTCCCGCTCCATGTTGCAGTTGAGAATACTTGCCTGCATAAGTATCTGGAGGACAATCTTTCTCTCAGCCAGAATCCTCTGGAATACATCTACAAGCTTGTCCTTCTGCTGTGTCTTCCTGAAATG AAGATCTTCTTGGATACAACTAGACTGCTTGCAGAAAAAACAAATAATCTACTTGAGGAGCTCTGGAATTACATCGAGGATGGAAAACTTATCCAGTCCGCAGTTCTACTGCTGGCCGCTCAGGAGCAGATCCGTGGAGGCTGTTCCTCTAAGATGGATGGCAAGAAAGATGGGTTTGACATTCTCAATAGGCGTATACTGAGGCTTTATCTTGCCTTAAGGTGGGGGAAAGGCTCAAACGAAATGACACATGAGCTTCTGGAGGAAAGGAGGACACTTATTCATTGTGCAGGGCTTCTTGTTGATGTAATTTCCCATGTTGGTGAACCTCTTTCTTCATACATCCAGGCACATTCAGAG GTCCCCCGTATGGAGGTCTTGGAACATGTTTCATCTATCCTCAAAGATTATGCTTTTCGCCCTAGCCCTACTGAAGAAGTCATGGATACTATAAACCT CCGGCCTTATGACTGCAAAATGTCAGACAGAGAGTCATGTAGCAAAG GACTTACGGATGCAAACAGGGCAGTTACCGAAACAGCTAGTCTGGATGCTGCAGAGGAAAAG GCAGCAGGAAAAGAAGTAGGTGATGGATGGGACCCCACATATAGAAGGAGAAGTTTCTTACCATGTTGGAGGGTTTATCCAGCCTATGCAAGAGCAGATGCTAGGCCTGGGCATGATCTTGAACACCGTGTCTCTCGGTGCAGCCCATTTGTCAATGGATCTACTTCAACTCCAAATCATAATTCATAA
- the LOC101756698 gene encoding predicted GPI-anchored protein 58, translated as MASPADEALPALPPIKTAPLPPPPCASVSGSASASASPSVPAPAPAKDGAEAAAEEEDHEPSTPTSEESRLRPPAVCPPAPRKPPATRLPVKRKPPLPSPARVFVAVPRDLSTVFRALPPKKRIRVS; from the coding sequence ATGGCGTCTCCCGCCGACGAGGCtctcccggcgctgccgcccATCAAGACGGCGCCtttgccgccaccgccgtgtgCCTCAGTCTCgggctcggcctcggcctcggcatCTCCGTCGgtcccggccccggcgccggcgaaggacggcgcggaggcggcggctgagGAGGAGGATCATGAGCCGTCGACACCGACGTCGGAGGAGAGCAGGCTGCGGCCGCCCGCGGTGTGCCCGCCGGCCCCGCGTaagccgccggcgacgcggctGCCGGTGAAGCGgaagccgccgctgccgtcgcccgCGCGGGTGTtcgtcgccgtcccgcgcgACCTCTCCACCGTCTTCCGGGCGCTGCCGCCCAAGAAGCGGATCCGGGTGTCGTGA
- the LOC101756298 gene encoding uncharacterized protein LOC101756298 has translation MSTAVAEVRPAYGFPGSGKRSAGEQAAVLAAGKRRSDGFFIEEDEAEEEVLTETSSLGAPSPSGSSIGENSSSEAGGEDGEEEEVESKLKEGDALGCLDALEDSLPIKKGLSSFYAGKSKSFTSLAEATSTVAEAKELAKPENPFNKRRRILANWSRRASCSSLATATYLPPLLAPDHAVAEGDEGEEDDSDDDEEECNQLPHRGKNIRGAPALPLPPPRLLGVGMQRRNGLGSFRSPRSFSLSDLQNSRIDGSD, from the exons ATGTCGACAGCGGTGGCCGAGGTGCGGCCGGCCTACGGGTTCCCCGGATCCGGGAAGAGGAGCGCCGGCGAGCAGGCGGCCGTGTTGGCGGccgggaagaggaggagcgaCGGGTTCTTCAtagaggaggacgaggcggaggaggaggtgctcaCCGAGACCTCGTCGCTcggggcgccgtcgccgtcgggctCCTCGATCGGGGAGAACTCCTCGTcggaggccggcggggaggacggggaggaggaggaggtcgagagCAAGCTCAAGGAGGGTGACGCGCTCGGCTGCTTGGACGCGCTCGAGGACTCCTTGCCCATCAA GAAGGGCCTCTCCAGCTTCTACGCCGGCAAGTCCAAGTCCTTCACCAGCCTCGCCGAGGCCACGTCGACGGTGGCGGAGGCCAAGGAGCTGGCCAAGCCGGAGAACCCCTTCAACAAGCGCCGCCGCATCCTGGCCAACTGGTCTCGGCGAGCCTCCTGCAGCTCGCTCGCCACGGCCACCTACCTCCCCCCGCTCCTGGCCCCCGaccacgccgtcgccgagggGGACGAGGGCGAAGAGGAcgactccgacgacgacgaggaggaatGCAACCAGCTGCCGCACCGCGGCAAGAACATCCGGGGTGCGCCGGCATTGCCATTGCCTCCGCCGAGGCTCCTCGGTGTTGGCATGCAGAGGAGGAATGGCCTTGGGAGCTTCAGATCCCCTAGGTCCTTCTCACTGTCCGATCTGCAAAATAGCAGGATTGATGGTAGTGATTAG